DNA from Mycolicibacterium alvei:
ATGGCCAGCAACGGCCGCACATAGGTGTCCAGCTTGTCCTTCGGACAGTGGTCGGTGTGCAGGGCCACGGTGATCGGGTACCGGTCGGCGATCACGTGGGCGAATTCGGCGAGAGCGACGGCGCCGGTCACCATGTCCTTGACCCCGAGCCCCGATGCGAACTCGGCCCCGCCGGTCGAGAACTGGATGATGCCGTCGCTGCCCGCGTCGGCGAAACCCTTGATGGCCGCGTTGACGGTTTCCGACGACGTGCAGTTGATGGCCGGGAATGCGAAGGAATGCTCCTTGGCCCGGCCGAGCATCTCGGCATAGACCTCGGGCGTGGCGATCGGCATGGCGTGTCCTTCCGTCTGAGGCGGGGTTATCGCAGGTGAAGACCGGTCATACGGCCCAGGTACCCTTGGGAGTCGTGATCGACATCGCCCTCCCCGAGGCTACGACCAATCTGGCCCTCATGCCGGATTTCATGGATCCGCTGCACCTCATCGGTTCCTTCGGCACCTGGGCCCTGGTGGGCATCCTGGTCGTCGTGTTCGTCGAGTCCGGCGTACTGTTCCCCGTTCTGCCCGGCGACTCGCTGCTGTTCGTCGCGGGCATGCTGGCCGCAGGCACCGCCGCCCAGGGGACGGCAGTGGGCGCCAACTTCGAACTCTGGCAGTTGCTGGTGTTCATCCCGATCGCGGCGGTTCTCGGCGGTCAGGTCGGCTACCTCATCGGCCGGTTCATCGGCGTCGAGATGTTCAAACCAGACGCCCGGGTGTTGAAGCAGAAGTACCTCGACGAGGCCCACACGTTCTTCGAGCAGCGCGGCCCGTTCGCCATCGTCATCGCCCGGTTCGTGCCGATCGTGCGCACGCTGGCACCGATCGTCGCCGGCGCCGCGAAGATGCGTTATTCGGTGTTCACGACGTTCAACGTGCTGGGCGCGATCGTGTGGGGCGTCGGCCTGGTACTGCTCGGCTACTGGTTGGGTCAGTTCGAGGTCATCCAGAAGCTGCTCGAGCCGATCTTCGTCCTGATCGTCGTGGCCTCGGTCGCACCGATGTTCATCGAGTGGTTCAAGCGCCGCCGCGCCGCCAAGAAGTCCGCCGCCGAGCAGGTCTAACTGCCCGCGAGCACGTCGAACAGGACCTGCAGACCCGCGAGGGTGTGGGCGGGCAGGAAGTGGTCGCAGTACGGCAGCGCCGCGGCCATCGAGCCGGCCAACGGGCGATAGCCGGGGGCGGCCGCCCGCGGATTGAGCCAGACCACCAGGTGCGCCCGACGCCGCAGCCGACTCATCGCCTGCCGCAGCACCTCGGGAGGATCGGCGTCCCACCCGTCCGAGGCGATCACCACGACCGCTCCGCGTAGGGCACTGCCGTGCGGTGGGGCCAGCAGGTCCGCGATCGAGCGGCCCAGATGGGTACCGCCGTACCGGTCGTGCACCGTCTCGTTGGCACGGGCCAGGGCGATCTCCGCAGAGCGGTGTGACAACACCGGCGTCAGCCGGGTCAGCGTCGTCGCGAATGCGAACACCTCGGGCCGCATGCCCCGCCGACGCATCGCCGCGGCCCGCATCAGGTGCAGATACACCGCCGCATACGGCTGCATCGAGCCGCTGACGTCGGAGACGAACACCACCCGTCGCGGCCGGAGCCGGCGGCGGGTTCTGGCCACCCGCAACGGTTCCCAGCCCGTGGCCCGGGACGCCCGGATGGTTTCCCTCAGGTCGACGCGGTGGCCGTGCGGATGCCGCCGCCGGCGCAGCGACCGGCGGTGCGGCCAGCCGGCTTCGATCGATTCCAGCCAAGCACCGAGCTGCCGCAGTTCGTCGGGGTCGAACCGATCGAAGGGTTCGTCGCCGCGGACGGCGAGCCCGCTGGGGGCCAGGTCGGGTATCGCGCTACCGGAGGGCGGATGGGCCGCGGCGGTGACGGTGGCCGGCCGCGT
Protein-coding regions in this window:
- a CDS encoding DedA family protein, which gives rise to MIDIALPEATTNLALMPDFMDPLHLIGSFGTWALVGILVVVFVESGVLFPVLPGDSLLFVAGMLAAGTAAQGTAVGANFELWQLLVFIPIAAVLGGQVGYLIGRFIGVEMFKPDARVLKQKYLDEAHTFFEQRGPFAIVIARFVPIVRTLAPIVAGAAKMRYSVFTTFNVLGAIVWGVGLVLLGYWLGQFEVIQKLLEPIFVLIVVASVAPMFIEWFKRRRAAKKSAAEQV
- a CDS encoding vWA domain-containing protein — encoded protein: MTAPLLLRGVDHAAFAVALVDRLRSAGVAVPAVGPAALVQAMHVLVPAKRSELYWAARLTLMCRVEDLPAFDAVFDAVFGDAVLGLDPPSLKQQRSSITPARSANTGEPGPIEEGDGLPWSTRPATVTAAAHPPSGSAIPDLAPSGLAVRGDEPFDRFDPDELRQLGAWLESIEAGWPHRRSLRRRRHPHGHRVDLRETIRASRATGWEPLRVARTRRRLRPRRVVFVSDVSGSMQPYAAVYLHLMRAAAMRRRGMRPEVFAFATTLTRLTPVLSHRSAEIALARANETVHDRYGGTHLGRSIADLLAPPHGSALRGAVVVIASDGWDADPPEVLRQAMSRLRRRAHLVVWLNPRAAAPGYRPLAGSMAAALPYCDHFLPAHTLAGLQVLFDVLAGS